In Rosa chinensis cultivar Old Blush chromosome 1, RchiOBHm-V2, whole genome shotgun sequence, a genomic segment contains:
- the LOC112192621 gene encoding pentatricopeptide repeat-containing protein At2g35030, mitochondrial, whose product MTHVMNRARLPLLSFGQALRTPRLAYHSMTQKASPRITMPDRDYSASSDVAKSNWLITKLSRDGKVGEARQVFDEMPERDVVTWTTVITAYIKCGMVEEARRLFDRPDAEKNVITWTALVGGYIRLRRIKEAEWLFYQMPVRNVVSWNTMIDGYARSRQVDQALELFERMPERNVVSWNTVLTALAQCGRIEEARRLFGFMPERDVISWTAMVAGFSRNGRIDEAREVFDMMPRRNVVSWNAMITGYAQNGRLEEALELFERMPERDMPSWNTMVTAFIQNGDLKRARDLFIQMPQKNVISWTTMITGYVQDGRNEDALMIFSKMVADNGVRPNQGTFVSILSACSNLAGLCEGRQIHQMISKTVYQECVHLVSALINMYSKCGELVSARKMFEDGSTIHRDFISWNGMIAAYAHHGCGIEAINLYNEMRQLGCKPDDVTYVGLLSACSHAGLVEEGLNLFDELLRDGSIQVREDHYTCLVDLCGRAGRLKEAFDILEKLGTNPSASIWGALLAGCIDHRNMDTGKLAAEKLLKEGPDDAGSYSLLWNFYARSGNWREAAKMRIKMKEKGLKKQPGCSWIEIGNMVHVFVVGDKSHCQSQPIYSALHDLHKQMKKIGYVPRNDLNVDEDISIT is encoded by the coding sequence ATGACACATGTTATGAACAGAGCCAGATTACCACTCTTGAGTTTTGGTCAAGCTCTCCGTACTCCCAGACTTGCATACCACTCCATGACCCAGAAAGCCTCACCCAGAATCACAATGCCGGACAGAGACTACAGTGCCAGCTCCGACGTGGCCAAGTCCAACTGGCTGATCACGAAGCTCAGCAGAGACGGCAAAGTTGGAGAAGCCCGCCAGGTGTTCGACGAAATGCCTGAGAGAGACGTGGTGACGTGGACGACGGTGATCACGGCGTACATCAAGTGCGGGATGGTGGAGGAGGCCAGGAGGCTGTTTGATAGACCCGATGCTGAGAAGAATGTCATCACTTGGACTGCCTTGGTTGGCGGGTATATAAGGCTGAGGCGGATTAAGGAGGCTGAGTGGTTGTTCTATCAAATGCCGGTCAGGAATGTGGTTTCTTGGAACACTATGATTGATGGGTACGCGAGGAGCCGGCAGGTTGATCAGGCGTTGGAGTTGTTTGAGAGGATGCCGGAGAGGAATGTGGTTTCTTGGAACACGGTTTTGACGGCTCTGGCGCAATGCGGGAGGATTGAGGAGGCCAGGAGGCTGTTTGGTTTCATGCCGGAAAGGGATGTTATTTCGTGGACCGCAATGGTTGCGGGGTTTTCAAGAAATGGCAGGATCGATGAAgctagagaagtttttgatATGATGCCTAGAAGGAATGTGGTCTCGTGGAATGCAATGATCACGGGTTATGCTCAGAATGGGAGGCTGGAGGAGGCTCTTGAACTGTTTGAGAGGATGCCGGAGAGGGACATGCCTTCGTGGAATACGATGGTTACTGCCTTTATTCAGAATGGGGATTTAAAGCGCGCGCGGGACTTATTTATTCAAATGCCACAGAAGAATGTCATATCATGGACTACAATGATCACTGGGTATGTACAAGATGGGAGAAATGAAGATGCATTGATGATCTTTTCGAAAATGGTGGCTGATAATGGGGTGAGACCTAATCAGGGAACTTTTGTCAGTATCTTGAGTGCTTGTAGTAACTTAGCTGGTCTTTGTGAGGGACGTCAAATACATCAGATGATAAGTAAAACAGTTTATCAGGAATGTGTACATTTGGTGTCTGCACTCATAAACATGTATTCAAAATGTGGTGAGTTAGTCTCTGCTAGGAAGATGTTTGAAGATGGATCGACAATCCATAGGGATTTTATCTCCTGGAATGGAATGATTGCAGCCTATGCACATCATGGATGTGGTATTGAGGCAATTAACTTGTATAATGAAATGCGGCAATTGGGGTGCAAACCTGATGATGTTACTTATGTTGGGCTGCTTTCTGCATGCAGCCATGCTGGTTTGGTGGAGGAGGGACTAAATCTTTTTGATGAGCTTCTTAGAGATGGGTCAATACAAGTGAGGGAAGATCACTACACTTGCTTAGTTGATCTTTGTGGTCGAGCAGGGAGGCTGAAGGAGGCTTTTGATATCCTTGAGAAGCTTGGGACCAACCCATCAGCATCTATTTGGGGGGCTCTTCTTGCTGGATGTATCGATCATCGTAACATGGATACTGGGAAGCTAGCTGCAGAGAAGCTTTTAAAGGAGGGACCAGATGATGCAGGAAGTTACTCGTTGTTGTGGAACTTTTATGCTAGATCTGGGAATTGGAGAGAAGCTGCAAAGATGAGGATTAAAATGAAAGAGAAGGGGTTGAAAAAGCAGCCTGGTTGCAGTTGGATAGAAATTGGAAATATGGTGCATGTGTTTGTGGTCGGTGATAAGTCTCATTGCCAATCTCAACCTATATATTCTGCACTTCACGATTTACATAAACaaatgaagaagattgggtATGTACCAAGAAATGATTTGAATGTGGATGAAGATATTTCAATTACATAA